The DNA region CAATCATCGATCGGAACTAAGTGGTGTGAATCCGCTTGATAGAGTCCCGCTTCGATTTCTCCGTCGATTTTCCGTAACTGAAATTGTGCTTTATTCCGATAATTCCAAGGCTTTTTCATCCCGATTGTTTTTCGCAATGGATACTTCTCGAAATTTCTTGGTTTAAATTTGTTCAAGGCTTGTTTTAATAGATCCTTTTTAAACGTCAATTGAGCTGGATAAGCAAGGTGCTGTAATTGACAGCCACCGCATTCTTCATAGACAGGACAAGGCGGTACCACACGTTCAGGTGCGGATTTAATGATCTTTGTTAGTTGTGCTTCCACGAAGCGGGGAGCGACTTTTGTGATTTTTACAGAAATGTCTTCTTTAGGTAAAGCACCTGGAACAAAAACGATCGTCTTTTTATAATACCCGATACCTTCTCCGTTGATGCCTAAACGTTTTATCTTCAAAGAAATACTTTGGCCTTCTTTTAATTGATGTGTGGTCATGGTTTCATCCTTTTATTTCATGATTTTATTAAGTACTGTGTAGTTGTTCTAAAACTTTGCTTTTTTACTTCATCCTATTTTAGCACAATTTGACTGGTTTAGCTTCTGTCATTTATATGTTATAGTAGAATATATGTTCTCACTAGAAAGGCGGAGGAAGATGGAAACAATCACGAAAATCACGAAGGACAAAGGGCAGTTTTATTTAGTCTGGCTGTCTTCGGGAGAAAAATTACGCGTATCAGAAGATACACTCGTCCGTCAGCGCTTATTAAAAGGACAAGAACTAACTGATACAATGATCGAACAAATAAAAAAAGCTGGTTCGTATGACGTTGGTCTGCAGCTGTCTTTAAATTATCTTAGTTATCAATTACGCTCGAAAAAAGAAATTCTTGATCATTTGAAAGAGAAAGAGATTTTACCGGAAGATCGAAAAAAAATCGTTGCTCGGTTAGAAGAGATGAATCTGCTGGATGATAAATCTTTCAGTGAAAGTTATGTACGGACTTTGATGCGAACCAGTGATAAAGGGCCTAAGATGATCGAACAACAACTAAAACGCAAAGGGCTGAGCGATGAAGATATTCAGCATGGTTTGACTTTTTATGCAATGGAAGATCAAGTTGAAGTCGCTGCCGCTGCCGCTCAAAAGGCAATGAAACGCTATAGAACGAAAAGTTTTAGAGAGGCATTGCAGAAAGTTCAAATTCACCTGATGCAAAAAGGATTTAACCGTGAGGTGATCGATCTAGCGCTTGAAGGGTTAGCTTTTGAACGGGATGAGGAACAAGAGATAGAGGCAATCAAAAAAGAAGGAGATAAGCTTTGGGAGAAACACCGTAAGCTTGATCCTTATAAACGCTCGATGAAGGTCAAACAAAGTCTGTTTCAAAAGCAGTTTGATTCAGAATTGATCCAGCAATATTTTGATGAAAAGGAATTAGAGGATGAAGAATGAAAAATATTGGGAGACATGGAGCACAGAAAAACTTCAGTCTTTTCAAGAAGAATTTATTGATTGGTATGAAAAAGAAAAACGTAACTTGCCATGGCGCGTCAATTTAGATCCATACCGTATTTGGATTTCAGAGATCATGCTGCAGCAGACACGTGTCGATACTGTGATCGATTATTATTATCGTTTTATGGAGTGGTTTCCGACGATCAAAGACCTGGCTGAAGCACCTGATGATCGTTTATTAAAAGCTTGGGAAGGGCTGGGCTATTATTCCCGAGCTAGAAATTTAAAAGTGGCAGCGCAACAGATCATGACAGAATTTGATGGCCAAATGCCCCAAACGATCGAGGAAATCAGGCAATTGAAAGGAATCGGACCGTATACGGCAGGAGCGATCGGCAGCATTGCCTTTCAACTGCCAGAACCAGCGATTGACGGAAATGTGATGCGTGTGGTCAGCCGTTTATTTGAAATCAGTGATGATATTGCAAAAGCTGGCAGCCGCAAAGTTTTTGAAGAAGCGATGTATAGAATCATCGATAAGGAGCGTCCGGGGGATTTCAATCAGGCAATGATGGATCTAGGTTCAGCGATCTGTACACCAACGTCGCCTAAATGTGAGGAATGCCCAATTCAGCAATATTGTTTGAGTTATGAAATGAATACAATGACTGATTATCCAGTCAAATCAAAGAAACAAAAACCGAAAGATGTTTATTATGTAGGTGGGATCATCGAAAATAATCAACGGGAGTTCTTGCTGGAGCAGCGTAGTGCTAAAGGGTTATTAGCGAATATGTGGCTATTTCCGATAGAGGAAGTCAGCAAGGAACGATTTGATTTTCTACAAAAATCACGGGTAAAAGAAGAACAACAGTTATCTCTTGAATTTGAAGAAACACTTTTTGTCGCAGAAGAAAATTCAGAGATTTTTGAAGAGTATCCTCAGGTTGTTTGGCAAAAGCGAAACTTGGGAGAAGTCGTTCATATTTTTAGCCATTTAAAATGGCATATTCTGGTGTTTTATGGAAGACAAACAGGTCCAATTTCTATCAATGACAATCAGAATTGGATAACTCCAGAAGAATTTTCAAACTATGTATTTCCAAAGCCGCAGCAAAAAATGGTAGAACTTTATCAAAAAGAATTTAGAATGAAGAAATAATTAGTTGGTGCGAACGTTAAGTGCCCATGAAATAGCTAGGAGATTCGCACCGAAATTTTTTAAGATTTCAGCTGTAAAAGGCTGTTTTCTCATTTATATTTAATGTTATAATCGCCTTAGTCGTGGAACGGCTGGGATATGTCAGATATTTCAGCCTATTTCACAGTCTAGCTCTGTTTAGAGCTAGTGGATTGAAATTTTCGAGCGGAAACCAAATATAGCACCCTTTTTTGTCTAGCTCTATTTAGAGCTGGATTTTTTATTATGAAATATAATAGACTAAAAGTTATTTAAACGTAATTTATAGTATTTCATTTAAAACAGTCGTAAGAAATCAAACTCCTTAGTATGCAAAGTTGAAAATTATGATATAATTATAGTGATATCGGTGTAATGAACACCCAAACGAAGCGCAATCAGCTTTGATATGCGATTTTTCGTACGAGGGAAAGTTGGGGGACTATGGCAATTCCAAAAGAAGGTGAATTTGTAACGATCCAAAGTTACAAACACGATGGACATTTGCATCGAACATGGCGAGATACTATGGTATTGAAAACAAGCGAGTATTCTTTGATTGGCGTTAACGATCATACTTTGGTGACAGAGTCTGATGGGCGTCGATGGGTTACTCGGGAACCAGCGATTGTTTATTTTCATAAAAAATACTGGTTCAACATAATAGCGATGATCAGAGAAAAGGGGGTTTCTTATTACTGCAATCTTGCGTCACCATATCTTTTAGATGATGAAGCATTGAAGTATATCGATTACGATTTGGATATCAAGGTTTTTCCTGATGGAGAAAAACGTTTGTTAGATGTAGACGAATACGAGTTTCACAGTAAAATCATGGAGTATCCGGAAGATATCGATTTTATTCTAAAAGAAAATGTGAAGACATTAGTGGATTGGATTAATAGTGGAAAAGGTCCGTTCTCTGAAGACTATGTGAATATCTGGTACCAACGCTATCAGGAGCTATCTAGAAAATAGCGAATGTAAGATGTTAAGTGAATAATAAAACAGCAACTAAAACAAGTAGATGTTTTGGCTGCTGTTTTATTATTTTTTTACTGTAGCGTTTTATTCATTTGATAATGCTCTATATTAGCATCAAGGAACATATCGCCTTCTTTAACGTAACCCATCCGCTCATAAAATCCCAAAGCAGTGATTTGTGCACCTAAAGTGATCACTTTATATCCTTGCTCTTTTGCAAATTCTTCGGCTTTTTCTACAATGATCCGGCCGTATTCTTTACCTCGATACTCTTTTTGAACAGCCATTCGTTGTAGTTTTATCCTATCATTTTCAAGTGGTAATAGGCGACAAGTAGCGATGGGTTTGTTATCATCACCATATAAGACAAAATGAATGCACATTGCTTCATATTTATCGATTTCTATCTCGCTAGGAACCCCTTGCTCCAGCATGAATACTTGATGACGGATTTGAACGGCATCTAAATAGATGTCGCTCATCGTATCTCTTGTTTGAACGATTTTCATTTGGCACCTCTAACTCTTATTATTTTATTTATTATACCTTAAAATCATTGTTGAAATAAAGATTTGTAACTTTTTTAGTTATAGATCAGTTATAATTGAAATCTTAACTATTCTGTTGAATAAATGAAAAGGAGGGATAACCTTGAACGCAAAATTTGTGTATATTTTGGGGATATTTACTATTCTGTTTATCATTGTTGCTATTATTATCAATATCTCACCTTATCCCGTAATCTTTTTCGCAAAGCATACAGCGTTTAAAATTCCTAAGGAAACAAGAGCAAATCAATATGAGGATGGGAATGTAACAGTTTTTGTAAATGAGTCCTATACATCAGCTTATAAAAATAATCAATTTGATCTCTATTTGCCTAAAAAACAAATGGCAGGAAAACCCGTTATCGCATGGGTACATGGCGGTGGCTTTGTTGGTGGAGATAAATTAGAAGAAAAAGAATTTGCAACAAAACTAGCTGAAGAAGGATATACAGTTGCTGTAATGAACTATGCACTTGTTCCAGAAACTAAATATCCTATACCAGTCGTTCAGACCTCAGAATTTTTAGCCTATTTAAAAAAGCATGCCGAAAACTATTCGATCAATTTGGATAATCTTTTTATCGCAGGTGATTCTGCCGGAGCTCAAATCGCAAGTCAATTTATCACAACACAAACGAACGAAGCATATCGTGAACTTATGAATATCGATCAAGTAATAAAAAAAGATCAAATTAAAGGTAGTTTACTTTATTGTGGCGTATACGATGTACCAGAGGTCGTCCACTCCTATTCAATACCGCCAGTTAAATTTATGTTTCAAAAAATCGGTTGGGGCTATGCACGGGATAAAAACTGGCTTCATGGTAAATTGGCAGAGAGTTCTGTAATATCCAATTTTGTTACTGCAGATTTTCCACCTGCCTATATCACAGACGGCAATACGCTATCCTTTGAGAACCAAGGTAAAAAGTTAGTCAGAACATTGGCTTCTAAAGATATTTCTGTCAGTCAACGATTCTTTCCAAAATCAGAATATAAAACAGCTCATGAGTACCAATTTGAAATGAAATCAGAACCTGCGAAAATTGCATTTAAAGACACCTTGACTTTCTTGAACAAGTATAAACAGAGGTGATTTTTATAGGTCCAAAGAAGTATTGCTATCTTATATAGGAAAAGGTATGCTAAAATCTATAGGTAAGAAATTGAACTTTTTCAGATATAAAATAGTATCAGATCTTCGTAAGAGAGTATTGATCATTTGCTGAGAACCACAATGGAAGAATTTGAGTTGATGATGAACAGTACAAGACTTTCGAAGAAAGTGTTGATCATTTATTTTATCCAGCTGCACAAATCAATCCTTAGGAAAATAGATAAATTGCCAGTGTGACAAAGGGCGTCACAAAGTCAATTTCCTAATTTTCTACAGGATTAGACGATTTGTTCCGCTTTTATTTTAAGGAGGAGTATTTGTGTTTGAACGTTTAAGGCAATCTAAGTTATTTTTTTGGTCAGCGGAGTTATTGGTTATTGCTACGTTGATTCTTGTCTCTTCAAAAATCAATTTTATTTTTGCACCAGTAGGGACATTTTTCTCGACATTATTTGCGCCAGTACTTGTGGCAGGGTTTCTTTATTACATTTTGAATCCGATCGTCAATTTATTGATGAAAACTAAGATGAAACGAATTTATGCGATTTTGATCGTATTTTTGCTTTTGATTGCAACGATCGTATTGCTTTTAGTCAGTGTTATTCCTAGTTTGGTTTCTCAATTATCTAGTTTAGCATCGAATATGCCTGAGGTATTCAAGGGTGTGGAGGCTTGGGTCACTCAGATGTCTGAGCTGCCGATTTTCAAAGAAGCAGAATTGACGAAATATATTGAGCAATTGGACATTTCATATGGGAATATCATCCAGCAATTTTTGAGTGGTTTATCAAGTAGTTTAGGCTCCATCGTTTCAACGGTTGCCTCAACGACGATCATTATTGTGACAGCTC from Enterococcus sp. 9D6_DIV0238 includes:
- the mutY gene encoding A/G-specific adenine glycosylase is translated as MKNEKYWETWSTEKLQSFQEEFIDWYEKEKRNLPWRVNLDPYRIWISEIMLQQTRVDTVIDYYYRFMEWFPTIKDLAEAPDDRLLKAWEGLGYYSRARNLKVAAQQIMTEFDGQMPQTIEEIRQLKGIGPYTAGAIGSIAFQLPEPAIDGNVMRVVSRLFEISDDIAKAGSRKVFEEAMYRIIDKERPGDFNQAMMDLGSAICTPTSPKCEECPIQQYCLSYEMNTMTDYPVKSKKQKPKDVYYVGGIIENNQREFLLEQRSAKGLLANMWLFPIEEVSKERFDFLQKSRVKEEQQLSLEFEETLFVAEENSEIFEEYPQVVWQKRNLGEVVHIFSHLKWHILVFYGRQTGPISINDNQNWITPEEFSNYVFPKPQQKMVELYQKEFRMKK
- a CDS encoding nucleoside tri-diphosphate phosphatase, translating into MAIPKEGEFVTIQSYKHDGHLHRTWRDTMVLKTSEYSLIGVNDHTLVTESDGRRWVTREPAIVYFHKKYWFNIIAMIREKGVSYYCNLASPYLLDDEALKYIDYDLDIKVFPDGEKRLLDVDEYEFHSKIMEYPEDIDFILKENVKTLVDWINSGKGPFSEDYVNIWYQRYQELSRK
- a CDS encoding GNAT family N-acetyltransferase, coding for MKIVQTRDTMSDIYLDAVQIRHQVFMLEQGVPSEIEIDKYEAMCIHFVLYGDDNKPIATCRLLPLENDRIKLQRMAVQKEYRGKEYGRIIVEKAEEFAKEQGYKVITLGAQITALGFYERMGYVKEGDMFLDANIEHYQMNKTLQ
- a CDS encoding alpha/beta hydrolase, encoding MNAKFVYILGIFTILFIIVAIIINISPYPVIFFAKHTAFKIPKETRANQYEDGNVTVFVNESYTSAYKNNQFDLYLPKKQMAGKPVIAWVHGGGFVGGDKLEEKEFATKLAEEGYTVAVMNYALVPETKYPIPVVQTSEFLAYLKKHAENYSINLDNLFIAGDSAGAQIASQFITTQTNEAYRELMNIDQVIKKDQIKGSLLYCGVYDVPEVVHSYSIPPVKFMFQKIGWGYARDKNWLHGKLAESSVISNFVTADFPPAYITDGNTLSFENQGKKLVRTLASKDISVSQRFFPKSEYKTAHEYQFEMKSEPAKIAFKDTLTFLNKYKQR
- the recX gene encoding recombination regulator RecX, encoding METITKITKDKGQFYLVWLSSGEKLRVSEDTLVRQRLLKGQELTDTMIEQIKKAGSYDVGLQLSLNYLSYQLRSKKEILDHLKEKEILPEDRKKIVARLEEMNLLDDKSFSESYVRTLMRTSDKGPKMIEQQLKRKGLSDEDIQHGLTFYAMEDQVEVAAAAAQKAMKRYRTKSFREALQKVQIHLMQKGFNREVIDLALEGLAFERDEEQEIEAIKKEGDKLWEKHRKLDPYKRSMKVKQSLFQKQFDSELIQQYFDEKELEDEE